A genome region from Streptomyces sp. S4.7 includes the following:
- a CDS encoding potassium channel family protein, translating into MKEIPARVRWERRTQRPLLAFALLFGVAYALPIVMPGAHGALTRACSVVEWVVWGLFAADYAVRLVLARARREFVRRHPLDLLAVLLPMVAPLRLLRVVATLLLVGQRARIASQIRLTTYVVGAVAGLMMFGSLAVLEVERGSPDGNIKTLGDAVWWSFTTMTTVGYGDLSPTTGLGRLLAIGLMLSGIALLGLITANIATWFISRFEQESAGEERQTAAIELLTEEVRELRAEVGRLSGAALPGRTGESDGTTAGRTPV; encoded by the coding sequence ATGAAGGAAATACCCGCGCGTGTGCGCTGGGAGCGGCGTACGCAGCGCCCGTTGCTGGCGTTCGCGTTGCTGTTCGGTGTCGCGTACGCGCTGCCCATCGTCATGCCCGGCGCGCACGGCGCCCTCACCCGTGCCTGTTCGGTCGTCGAGTGGGTGGTGTGGGGGCTGTTCGCGGCGGACTACGCGGTGCGGCTCGTTCTGGCCCGTGCCCGCAGGGAGTTCGTGCGGCGTCATCCGCTGGATCTGCTCGCCGTGCTGCTGCCGATGGTGGCGCCGCTGCGGTTGCTGCGTGTGGTGGCGACGCTGTTGCTGGTCGGGCAGCGGGCGAGGATCGCGAGTCAGATCAGGCTCACGACGTATGTGGTGGGGGCGGTCGCCGGGCTGATGATGTTCGGTTCGCTGGCGGTGCTGGAGGTCGAGCGCGGCTCCCCCGACGGGAACATCAAGACGCTGGGTGACGCGGTGTGGTGGTCGTTCACGACGATGACCACGGTGGGGTACGGCGATCTGTCGCCGACGACGGGGCTCGGGCGGCTCCTGGCCATCGGTCTGATGCTGAGCGGGATCGCGCTGCTCGGGCTGATCACGGCGAACATCGCCACCTGGTTCATCTCCCGTTTCGAGCAGGAGAGTGCGGGCGAGGAGCGTCAGACGGCCGCGATCGAGCTGCTGACGGAGGAGGTGCGGGAGTTGCGCGCGGAAGTGGGCCGGCTGTCGGGTGCCGCCCTGCCCGGTCGAACGGGGGAGAGCGACGGTACGACAGCCGGCCGCACACCGGTCTGA
- a CDS encoding peptidase inhibitor family I36 protein encodes MRTTTPATMLTAATLAAATVLLPAAAPAAGAAPRGVCGPGELCLWGKPDFRGARQTHELFRTEIQNCVPLPPGTDAQSLVNRLGRPVTTYQSGECEETGEFETYPGDGTWIPQSPHRVRAFKVWER; translated from the coding sequence ATGCGTACGACCACGCCCGCCACCATGCTCACCGCGGCCACCCTGGCCGCCGCCACGGTCCTGCTGCCCGCCGCGGCCCCGGCCGCCGGCGCCGCACCGCGCGGCGTCTGTGGACCCGGCGAACTCTGCCTGTGGGGAAAGCCCGACTTCCGGGGCGCCCGCCAGACCCATGAGCTCTTCCGCACCGAGATCCAGAACTGCGTCCCCCTGCCGCCCGGCACCGACGCCCAGTCCCTGGTCAACCGGCTGGGGCGGCCCGTCACCACCTACCAGTCCGGCGAATGCGAGGAGACCGGCGAGTTCGAGACGTACCCCGGCGACGGCACCTGGATCCCCCAGTCGCCCCACCGCGTACGGGCCTTCAAGGTCTGGGAGCGCTGA
- a CDS encoding MFS transporter — protein MTSQTTVEPAPNDPREAVPGAPKGLRGHPWLTLFSVAIGVMMVALDGTIVAIANPVIKEDLGATFAQVQWITNGYLLALAVALITAGKLGDRFGHRQTFLIGIAGFAAASAVIGFSDSVAFVVAFRVLQGVFGALLMPAALGLLRATFPAEKLNMAIGIWGMVIGASTAGGPIVGGLLVEHVSWQSVFFINVPVGVVALVLGLVILKDHRAANAPKSFDVLGILLLSAAMFSLIWAIIKAGESWGWTSGGTWGFLGAAVLCFVLFAVWETKVKEPLVPLSMFRSVPLSAGTILMVLMAFAFMGGLFFVTFYLQGVHGMSPVDSGLHLLPLTLMMIIASPVAGMLITKFGPRVPLVGGMAATAAAMFGMSTLSPGSGTPVMSLWFALLGLGLAPVMVGATEVIVGNAPLELSGVAGGLQQAAMQVGGALGTAVLGAVMSAKVGADLEGNWQEAGIPLPLDPSLEQAAEIGVAPPALAEAPGVTPDIFAKITGVMQDTFVSGMSLAFLVAGTVAVIAAFVATRAKRGDNADAAGGGVHI, from the coding sequence ATGACTAGTCAGACCACCGTCGAACCGGCGCCGAACGACCCTCGGGAAGCGGTTCCGGGAGCCCCCAAGGGCCTGCGTGGCCACCCCTGGCTGACCCTCTTCTCCGTCGCCATCGGCGTGATGATGGTCGCGCTCGACGGCACGATCGTCGCGATCGCCAACCCGGTGATCAAGGAGGACCTCGGCGCGACCTTCGCCCAGGTGCAGTGGATAACCAACGGCTATCTCCTCGCGCTCGCCGTGGCGCTCATCACCGCGGGAAAGCTCGGTGACCGCTTCGGCCACCGCCAGACCTTCCTCATCGGCATCGCGGGCTTCGCCGCCGCCTCCGCCGTCATCGGCTTCTCCGACAGCGTTGCCTTCGTCGTCGCCTTCCGAGTGCTCCAGGGCGTCTTCGGCGCCCTGCTGATGCCCGCCGCCCTCGGACTGCTGCGCGCCACCTTCCCCGCCGAGAAGCTGAACATGGCCATCGGCATCTGGGGCATGGTCATCGGCGCCTCCACCGCGGGCGGCCCGATCGTCGGCGGTCTGCTCGTCGAACACGTCAGCTGGCAGTCGGTGTTCTTCATCAACGTGCCCGTCGGTGTCGTCGCCCTCGTCCTCGGACTGGTGATCCTCAAGGACCACCGCGCGGCGAACGCGCCCAAGTCCTTCGACGTCCTCGGGATCCTGCTGCTCTCGGCCGCGATGTTCTCCCTGATCTGGGCGATCATCAAGGCGGGCGAGTCCTGGGGCTGGACCTCGGGCGGCACCTGGGGGTTCCTCGGCGCCGCGGTCCTGTGCTTCGTCCTGTTCGCCGTCTGGGAGACGAAGGTCAAGGAACCCCTCGTACCGCTGAGCATGTTCCGGTCCGTCCCGCTCAGCGCCGGCACGATCCTCATGGTGCTGATGGCCTTCGCCTTCATGGGCGGCCTCTTCTTCGTGACGTTCTACCTCCAGGGCGTGCACGGCATGAGCCCCGTCGACAGCGGCCTGCACCTGCTGCCCCTGACCCTCATGATGATCATCGCCTCGCCCGTCGCCGGCATGCTGATCACCAAGTTCGGGCCGCGGGTCCCGCTGGTCGGCGGCATGGCCGCCACGGCCGCAGCCATGTTCGGCATGTCCACCCTGTCGCCCGGCTCCGGCACGCCCGTGATGTCGCTCTGGTTCGCCCTCCTCGGCCTGGGCCTGGCCCCCGTCATGGTCGGCGCCACCGAGGTCATCGTCGGCAACGCGCCGCTGGAGCTCTCCGGCGTCGCCGGCGGTCTCCAGCAGGCCGCGATGCAGGTCGGCGGCGCGCTCGGTACGGCGGTGCTCGGCGCCGTCATGTCCGCCAAGGTCGGCGCCGACCTGGAGGGCAACTGGCAGGAAGCCGGCATACCGCTGCCGCTGGACCCGTCCCTGGAGCAGGCCGCCGAGATCGGCGTCGCCCCGCCGGCCCTGGCCGAGGCACCCGGAGTCACCCCCGACATCTTCGCCAAGATCACCGGAGTCATGCAGGACACGTTCGTGTCCGGGATGAGCCTGGCGTTCCTGGTCGCCGGTACGGTCGCGGTGATCGCGGCGTTCGTCGCCACCCGCGCCAAGCGCGGCGACAACGCGGACGCGGCCGGGGGCGGCGTCCACATCTGA
- a CDS encoding TetR family transcriptional regulator has translation MDGQRAARHPAGLRELKKRRTRDALLRVALDLFTTRGYEETTVDEITEAVDVSQRTFFRYFASKEEAAFTIQDLVETRFLAELRQRPCAETPFEAMRHAVLGAWSSINEAIEALVPVELHMRTYRMIESTPSLLAAHLRRATELEEQAALVIAEREGLDVESDPRPRVAVAAFSGVMRVTGRLWGQGRETGLDGLRELTESYLDQLAPTLAGDWSAPREASNGARRAG, from the coding sequence ATGGACGGGCAGCGGGCGGCGCGGCACCCGGCGGGACTGCGGGAGCTGAAGAAGCGGCGTACGCGCGACGCCCTGCTGCGGGTGGCGCTCGACCTGTTCACGACGCGGGGGTACGAGGAGACCACCGTCGACGAGATCACCGAGGCCGTCGACGTCTCGCAGCGCACGTTCTTCCGCTACTTCGCGAGCAAGGAGGAGGCCGCGTTCACGATCCAGGATCTGGTGGAGACGCGTTTCCTCGCGGAGCTGCGTCAACGTCCCTGCGCGGAGACCCCTTTCGAGGCCATGCGCCACGCGGTGCTGGGTGCGTGGAGCAGCATCAACGAGGCGATCGAGGCGCTGGTCCCGGTCGAGCTTCATATGCGGACCTACCGGATGATCGAGTCCACCCCCTCGCTGCTGGCCGCGCATCTGCGGCGTGCCACCGAGCTGGAGGAGCAGGCCGCGCTGGTGATCGCCGAGCGCGAGGGGCTCGATGTGGAGAGCGATCCGCGTCCGCGTGTGGCCGTCGCCGCGTTCTCCGGGGTGATGCGGGTGACGGGGCGGCTGTGGGGGCAGGGCCGGGAGACCGGTCTGGACGGGCTGCGTGAGCTGACGGAGTCGTATCTGGACCAGCTGGCGCCCACCCTCGCGGGTGACTGGAGCGCTCCGCGAGAGGCGTCGAACGGCGCCCGGCGGGCGGGCTGA
- a CDS encoding alpha/beta hydrolase, producing MTYADSSPSLTAWRTLLALAVVFVMLATTGWTALQQHGERGTAREQALSAWEKGRVGVLDLPDPASSHQLIAAFFASITAAQRVRLADRYPLVVGNLNGVPLTLRYRANRLAVIQARDAERERMRDGRLSLDGRQLANRRMHRFQSMADSDRHLLAFDPTGNGRAAEVFGDLGSAERVSVVVPGVDTNLLTFERTQRRFTAPVGMAESLYDAERAASPRTRTAVIAWADYTAPAGLGMDAAIGRLASDGAVRLNALTTALPGDSRVSLICHSYGSVVCGMAARRLPARVTDVAVAGSPGMRVESAGQLDTHARVWAMRDQDDWIQGVPYLEVVGLGHGADPMTPAFGARVLSARGAVGHSGYFEPDTESLRNFADIGVGSYRNTSCADDGDTCRS from the coding sequence GTGACTTACGCAGACTCCTCTCCGTCCCTCACCGCGTGGCGCACCTTGCTGGCACTCGCCGTGGTGTTCGTGATGCTGGCGACCACCGGGTGGACGGCGCTCCAGCAGCACGGCGAGCGCGGCACCGCGCGCGAGCAGGCCCTGTCGGCTTGGGAGAAGGGCCGGGTCGGCGTCCTCGACCTGCCGGACCCCGCCTCCTCGCACCAGCTGATCGCCGCGTTCTTCGCCTCGATCACGGCCGCGCAGCGCGTCCGGCTCGCCGACCGGTACCCCCTGGTGGTGGGCAACCTCAACGGCGTGCCCCTGACACTTCGCTACCGCGCCAACCGGCTGGCCGTGATCCAGGCGCGGGACGCCGAGCGCGAGCGGATGCGTGACGGGAGGCTGTCCCTCGACGGGCGGCAGCTGGCGAACCGGCGGATGCACCGCTTCCAGTCGATGGCCGACAGCGACCGCCACCTCCTCGCCTTCGATCCCACCGGCAACGGCCGCGCCGCCGAGGTCTTCGGCGACCTCGGCAGCGCCGAGCGCGTGTCGGTGGTCGTCCCGGGCGTCGACACGAACCTGCTGACGTTCGAGCGCACGCAGCGCCGCTTCACCGCGCCGGTCGGCATGGCCGAGTCGCTGTACGACGCCGAGCGGGCCGCCTCGCCCCGTACCAGGACCGCCGTCATCGCCTGGGCCGACTACACGGCGCCCGCCGGGCTCGGCATGGACGCGGCGATCGGGAGGCTGGCCTCCGACGGCGCCGTACGGCTCAACGCGCTCACCACCGCGCTGCCCGGCGACTCCCGGGTCTCACTGATCTGCCACAGCTACGGCTCCGTGGTGTGCGGCATGGCCGCGCGCCGGCTGCCCGCCCGCGTCACGGACGTGGCGGTCGCGGGCAGCCCCGGCATGCGGGTCGAGTCGGCGGGACAGCTCGACACCCACGCCCGGGTGTGGGCCATGCGCGACCAGGACGACTGGATCCAGGGCGTGCCGTATCTGGAGGTCGTCGGGCTCGGCCACGGCGCCGACCCGATGACACCGGCCTTCGGCGCGCGGGTGCTGTCAGCGCGGGGCGCGGTCGGCCACAGCGGCTATTTCGAGCCGGACACCGAGAGCCTGCGGAACTTCGCGGACATCGGGGTCGGTTCGTACCGGAACACCAGCTGCGCGGACGACGGCGACACCTGCCGGAGCTGA
- a CDS encoding DUF4429 domain-containing protein: MGDVLAGIHATWEFDSDSVLIRFERGIRTPKLFQALRERRVPHEALASVTLTPGRRGTVVLHAVPRPGADPLMEAAAGQLKDTCDPYRLVLPAERATLAEYYADELRAALTATAPADEREPADRYLVDPPPAPLHFKAYDGKASFDGSKVSFRWFWTGASSAKWKAGDQRFGVPELCGVEWRSPEVFDGYLRLLRRGDQEQPAQADHDPAAVVFGLGYGPVHESLPFAAAVLAAVRTSDTAPALDAGPVPVPVMASGRRDPADIAERIRHLGELHEAGLVTDDEFSAKKAELLAEL; this comes from the coding sequence ATGGGTGATGTGCTGGCCGGAATTCATGCCACCTGGGAGTTCGACAGCGACTCCGTGCTCATCCGCTTCGAACGGGGGATACGCACGCCAAAGCTCTTCCAGGCTCTGCGCGAACGGCGCGTACCGCACGAGGCGTTGGCATCGGTGACGCTCACCCCGGGCAGACGCGGGACGGTGGTGCTGCACGCCGTGCCCCGACCGGGCGCCGACCCCCTGATGGAGGCGGCGGCGGGCCAGCTCAAGGACACCTGCGATCCGTACCGGCTGGTGCTGCCCGCCGAGCGCGCGACGCTCGCGGAGTACTACGCGGACGAGCTGCGCGCCGCCCTCACCGCGACCGCGCCGGCCGACGAGCGGGAGCCGGCCGACCGCTATCTGGTGGACCCTCCCCCGGCGCCGCTGCACTTCAAGGCGTACGACGGCAAGGCGTCCTTCGACGGGTCCAAGGTGTCCTTCCGCTGGTTCTGGACCGGCGCGTCGTCGGCGAAGTGGAAGGCGGGCGACCAGCGCTTCGGCGTCCCGGAGCTGTGCGGGGTCGAATGGCGCTCCCCCGAGGTCTTCGACGGCTACCTGCGGCTGCTGCGCCGTGGCGACCAGGAACAGCCCGCACAGGCCGACCACGACCCGGCGGCGGTGGTCTTCGGCCTCGGCTACGGGCCGGTCCACGAGTCGCTGCCGTTCGCGGCGGCGGTACTGGCCGCCGTACGGACGTCGGACACCGCTCCCGCCCTGGACGCCGGGCCCGTCCCGGTGCCGGTGATGGCGTCGGGCCGGCGCGACCCGGCCGACATCGCCGAACGGATCCGGCACCTGGGAGAGCTGCACGAGGCGGGGCTGGTGACGGACGACGAGTTCAGCGCGAAGAAGGCGGAGCTGCTCGCCGAGCTGTGA